In Arachis hypogaea cultivar Tifrunner chromosome 7, arahy.Tifrunner.gnm2.J5K5, whole genome shotgun sequence, the genomic window CTGATTAACACCCTACTTTCCTTTCCCTTTGCCCTTTCCTTTCTTGGATTCTAACTTGGCTTGCACACGAGCAGCAGCCGCCGCCTttgcttcttctctcttcttcttctcttcctccttcGCAGCAGCTGCCATTTCTCTTTGCTTCTTTATCTCTCTTTCATTTCCATGTCAAATAATAGACACACCAAATTACTTTCCAAGAAAAACTAGCATACATCCTAgccaaaatagaaagaaagaaaaaaccaaCCCTAAACTTTTGAGAAGTTCAGATGCAATAAAATGGTTGGTGTAACATGTGCTACTTACTCTAGCCTAGCCCTCTCCTCTGAAACACTTCCGAGGCTTGATCCCTTACGGGGTCGACAGGCAACTAGCTCAACTTCGAAGACTAGTGTCGCACTGCGATGCAATAAAAATAGATCATAAATTTGTATACACAGTTAGATGCAACTTCTCATGATAATCAAATTTAGATGAAAAACCAAGCTGTAAGAAATAACCAACTTTCTCTTGAATCATTGCAGCTTTTTCATTTCTCTTAGTTGAATGTTTCGTTAAAGAAAATATGTAACAATAGTTATGTACGCGAGCAAAACAATTTAAGCAAAATGAGGTTAGTACCCAGGGGGAATATCTGGTGGCGCTCCTGCACTACCATACGCATACTCTGGCTTGCATGTTATTTTTGCAATTTCTCCAACCTAATAAAACCAGCAAAAATCATAAGATGGTGAAAAGCTTTTATTTTAAGGTTACACCTCATGAAAAGTGTGTTTGGTTTAACCTTCATGGTTCTCACAGCAATGTCCCAAGCCCTGATAACACTGCCACTTCCAATCTCAAAAGTGAAGATAGAGTTATCCTCATGTGTTGTGTCAAATACTTCACCAGTATCAGCAAGTGTGCCTTCATAATGCACTGGCATGGAAAACAATATTACAAAGGTGCTCTAATAATTTTACTCTCGACAAGCCGATAGAAtagaacaagttataaaagtaaattGCCAAAACTGCTTCTAGGACAACTATAGCAATAGAGAATAATCTCATCCATAGAAGCTAACCATGAGATATGTCTAAACCAATTATTTAGAGTAACATATATAATCATCAATCATCCAATATTGTAGTTGATAAAGTATGAAAGACAGAAAATCACTCATCACTTGATGAGTGGAACAAGGCTATGAATCAAGTATTAACATAACATTAACAGGCACAAGCATTACCATCAACAAGAGGAAAATCTTCTGTTGGAGACACAGCATCCAGCTTGCTTTTTATCAGAATGGTTTTAGTGACTCCTCCATCACCAGTCAAATCAATTGCATCACCCATGGTTTACACACTATTAAGATcacaagaaaaagaataaaataagataacaacAACGTATGGATAAGTTATGCACTCTCTTGCCCCTTACAAGAATTATAAGAATTTCATCCCAAAAGGTAAGCTCAAAGAGGGAGGGTTATCCCTATCACACTAAGCACAAATCACTGGGAATCATGCAAgagaaaacaaaggaagaaagaaatggAGAGTCTCAGAGACAAGGGGATGAAACTTATCTACAGCATAGCAGTTTTAACCATATAAGCATATCCCTAATTCCCAATGAACTACATTCATAATAAAACTAAACTGCGCCACGCAATTaactctaaataataataaaaacaagaaCATCATGCAATTGCAATCCCTCACAAGACAAATTAAAACTAATAGACATTAAACCTGTATTCCTATTCCTATTTCTATTCTAATATTCTCTACCAAGATTACGCAACTTTCGATTCCCAAATTTCAAAATTGAACTTGAATTTCACCATTCATACACTAAAAAGATTCAATCTTTGCAGCATATCAGAGCCATTCTCGCAAAGGGTAAAACCAAACAATTCTCAAGAACCATTAATAAAATATGACAAGAATTTAGCAGAGAGTGGCGAAGAGTCAACGATACCGAGAGTGATGAACCCCTTCTTCAGCTGAAGGAACAAGAAGAAAAAGTAGGAAAGGAAGAAGCCTCTGAAAGGAACCGGGTTACCGAATCGACGTTGAGTGATGAAACTGAAGAGTTTTTGAGAAGTTGTGTGGCCATATGCGTTCTTTGAAGCTATATACGAAAATGGAGCAAGGATGCCGTTAAATACCGCATTGGGAATCAGGGAATCTAGATTCCTCACGCGCATCATTGGCGCGTGAAAAAAGTGAAAtggaaaatacattttttttattttttttttataaaatctttaagATATTAAATATGAAAAGTGATATTCTTCAACTAACGAAATAGTGAGAAACAGTGAGACAGGAAGAGCAtacattatttttctatcattttaagataataataataataataataataataataataataataataataataataataataatatacaattATTTTGCATCTCTTTTACTAATTTAACAATTATACAACTTTTTGtatatatcatttttatattttgttatagGAAAGTAATTGGCTGAATTTAGAAggacaaaatagaagaaattttTAAGTTATTTATGTATAATAATTTTCAAGAGTTATCATTAACACTTTTGTTAAAATGATTTTTTGAGCACGAAATAATTATTGAATGTATTCTAAAGTTTCTAATTACaattatttatgtaaaaatttaCTTGAGAATCCTTTTTGATAATTGctgagaatttaaaaaataaaattaattggtggactataaatataaaatattttttatatatttaattatataatattatataataaaaataattattttttatattaattgtgtaaataattatctaaaagaatatatataaaatGCTTTATTCTTAGAAATTACTTATGGactcttttttataatttaaaaataatttctagtaataacttagaaagagaaaTACAATAAACAACATTTAAAGTGAATTTAATATATAAGTGGTTGTAGGTCAGTCAACCGTCCAAATGAAGTATCATACTACATTTCAACAAGTAATAGTATggctttgaaaataaaaataagagttaatagtcaaaatcgttcTTGAAAGATATATCGATCTCCATTTTTGGCttcgaaagataaagttaatcaaaatagtcaccaaaaaatgACAGAGTTATTTACGTTTGTCCTTCCATCATCTCTTTCGTTGAGTTGGCTAACGTTCGTTGACGTGTGACGTTAACTGCCAGCGTGGCAAACAACGAAAACCATGCAGTTTTGATTGAATGACCTCCAAGCCTTGATGTGTCGTCGTTTAGTGTCCAGAAGAGATTCAAAACGTTGCAAAGCCTCCATCTCTCTATGTTTTTGGCTCCAAAATGTTTCGTTTTCCTCAAGCTATGCCCTAAGCCTTTCACCCTGCATTTGAACCACGCCATCAACCTTTGTCAGTGTTGGTTGACGATTAAAGCAGAAGAGGTATCGCCACTGAATACAGAGTTCATCGTCTCTTGGAGCAACATTGATTGTGGAAGAAGCCATTTCGATGGTTAGAGGTAAGGATGAAagctttttcatgttttttgagTCATTCTGTGGCGTGATATCTTCCTAGTGGTGTGTTGTATGTTTTTCTCTGATTTAGGAAAAGGTTTGGGGTGACTAAGGGTTTGTGtgattgttcttgaagattttaaGTGTGTTAGAATGCTTTGCTTTTACTGCCATTGTGATGATT contains:
- the LOC112702490 gene encoding peptidyl-prolyl cis-trans isomerase FKBP20-1; its protein translation is MGDAIDLTGDGGVTKTILIKSKLDAVSPTEDFPLVDVHYEGTLADTGEVFDTTHEDNSIFTFEIGSGSVIRAWDIAVRTMKVGEIAKITCKPEYAYGSAGAPPDIPPGATLVFEVELVACRPRKGSSLGSVSEERARLEEIKKQREMAAAAKEEEKKKREEAKAAAAARVQAKLESKKGKGKGKGK